A stretch of the Panicum virgatum strain AP13 chromosome 9N, P.virgatum_v5, whole genome shotgun sequence genome encodes the following:
- the LOC120689940 gene encoding probable LRR receptor-like serine/threonine-protein kinase At2g16250, producing the protein MLPRCRLAAGAFFCLAVLLLRADAQGQPPPHQPALAPQDVAALRGLRASLGVRARDWPARADPCAAWRGVTCRAGRVAELRLSGLRRTRAGARRAAFAVDPLRGLTALETLNASGFPLPGRIPAWFGRGLPPSLGVVDLRSARVNGELPADLGTSGNLTTLVLSGNRLSGPIPASLLSIPGLRVLDLSSNNLTGPLPNLPFPGSNGAGVLFNASDNSLYGAIGDAIRKRFWVIDVSGNYFDQAVGTGFENWIDGLVDFRMNCLSGAAGQRTRGDCEAFYTRNGVRLGEVPRPSSPSPEPQPPQVLPVPSTGKRRDKWKHVLAGVLGGAAIVVTLGLGALVFCLLRRRGRVRLRTRGVEQIEEGIWSGRRSSSVNPVTMSPMASPGASGSPKGVPIIIDDFNYDLLQRATRGFGDNNLVKRGHSGNMYYGVLESGFEVVVKKVDLKSRKKWQGELSFLTKHSHRRIVPLLGHLAKDEEQLLVYTYMAKGDLTTALHKKSVEVEEGLRSLDWITRLKIAIGVSEALCFLHDECSPPLVHRDIQASSVLLDDKFEVHLGSLSEICVQQSEGSQSFFSRIFRSSKSLDKNTSGPPASSSYDVYCFGKVLLELITGNFGVSGSNDADSDEWLARTLGYIDAYDKESVSGIVDPSLVVDEDHLEEVWAVAIVAKTCLNPKPSRRPLARYILKALENPLRVVREREELHSHSSRLKSTSSRSWRFAFHGNKYQSWDVMPTSGKTLAQKNKAKSQGTAGSDEDEDNLFSFKRASRENFPDPVELEDSVVV; encoded by the exons atGCTTCCGcgctgccgcctcgccgccggtgccttCTTCTGCCTCGCCGTGCTCCTGCTGCGCGCGGACGCCCAGGGGCAGCCGCCGCCTCACCAGCCCGCGCTCGCGCCGCAGGACGTCGCCGCGCTCCGCGGCCTGCGCGCGTcgctgggcgtgcgcgcccgcgaCTGGCCCGCCAGGGCCGACCCCTGCGCCGCGTGGCGCGGCGTCAcctgccgcgccggccgcgtcgCGGAGCTCCGCCTCTCCGGGCTCCGGCGCACCCGCGCGGGGGCACGCCGCGCGGCCTTCGCCGTCGACCCGCTGCGGGGCCTGACCGCGCTCGAGACGCTCAACGCCTCGGGGTTCCCGCTCCCGGGCCGGATCCCCGCGTGGTTCGGCCGCGGCCTGCCGCCGTCGCTCGGCGTCGTCGacctccgctccgcccgcgtCAATGGCGAGCTCCCGGCCGATCTCGGCACGTCCGGGAACCTGACCACCCTTGTTCTCTCCGGTAACAGACTCTCCGGCCCCATTCCGGCGTCGCTGCTATCAATCCCTGGTCTCCGCGTTCTCGATCTCTCCAGCAACAATCTCACGGGGCCGCTACCGAACCTGCCTTTCCCTGGCAGTAATGGAGCTGGAGTTCTGTTCAACGCTTCTGATAATTCCTTGTACGGCGCTATCGGTGATGCCATTAGGAAGCGGTTCTGGGTTATTGATGTGTCAGGAAATTACTTCGATCAGGCCGTTGGAACTGGCTTTGAGAATTGGATCGATGGTTTAGTGGATTTCAGAATGAACTGCTTGTCTGGTGCCGCAGGCCAGCGCACCCGTGGAGATTGTGAGGCGTTCTACACGAGGAATGGGGTGAGGCTAGGGGAGGTTCCCCGGCCATCATCACCATCTCCGGAGCCACAGCCACCACAGGTGCTTCCAGTGCCATCAACGGGCAAGAGAAGGGACAAATGGAAGCACGTATTGGCTGGGGTCCTTGGAGGTGCTGCAATTGTGGTAACTCTCGGTCTTGGTGCGCTGGTGTtttgcttgttgagaagaagaggaagggtgAGACTAAGAACAAGAGGAGTGGAGCAGATTGAGGAGGGCATTTGGTCTGGGCGGAGGAGTAGCAGTGTGAATCCTGTCACAATGTCACCCATGGCATCCCCCGGAGCCAGTGGTTCACCAAAGGGTGTTCCTATCATCATAGATGATTTCAACTATGACCTGCTGCAGCGTGCAACAAGGGGTTTTGGGGACAACAACCTTGTCAAGCGTGGGCACTCTGGCAACATGTACTATGGTGTCCTGGAGAGTGGCTTCGAAGTTGTCGTCAAAAAGGTTGATCTGAAGAGCAGAAAGAAGTGGCAGGGGGAGTTGAGCTTCCTCACAAAGCATAGCCATAGGAGGATTGTTCCATTGCTGGGCCATCTGGCCAAGGATGAGGAGCAATTGCTCGTCTACACATACATGGCAAAAGGTGACCTCACAACTGCACTTCACAAGAAGTCAGTGGAAGTTGAAGAGGGGTTGCGCTCATTGGATTGGATAACAAGGCTCAAGATTGCAATTGGTGTGTCTGAGGCCTTGTGCTTCCTTCACGACGAGTGCAGTCCACCGTTGGTTCACAG AGATATCCAAGCAAGCAGTGTGCTTCTTGATGACAAATTTGAAGTGCACCTTGGGAGTTTGAGCGAAATATGCGTTCAACAAAGTGAAGGGAGCCAAAGTTTCTTCTCTAGGATTTTCAGATCCTCAAA GTCCCTTGACAAGAACACATCAG GTCCACCAGCTAGCTCCTCATACGACGTTTACTGCTTTGGGAAAGTGCTACTTGAGCTAATCACCGGAAATTTTGGTGTGAGTGGCTCAAATGATGCTGATTCAGATGAGTGGTTGGCAAGAACATTAGGTTACATCGACGCCTATGACAAGGAGAGTGTCTCAGGTATTGTGGATCCTTCCCTTGTCGTGGATGAAGACCATCTGGAGGAAGTATGGGCAGTGGCTATTGTCGCGAAGACATGCCTGAATCCAAAGCCCTCTAGGCGCCCACTTGCTCGGTACATCCTAAAAGCGCTGGAGAACCCACTAAGGGTGGTGCGGGAGAGGGAAGAGCTCCACTCCCATTCATCTCGGCTCAAGAGTACGTCATCTCGAAGCTGGCGTTTTGCATTCCATGGAAACAAGTACCAGAGCTGGGATGTCATGCCAACGTCGGGGAAAACACTTGCTCAGAAAAATAAAGCCAAGTCCCAGGGAACTGCAGGAAGCGATGAGGATGAGGACAATTTGTTCTCGTTCAAGAGGGCTTCGCGGGAGAATTTCCCGGATCCTGTAGAGTTGGAAGACAGTGTTGTTGTGTAG
- the LOC120689941 gene encoding MAGE-like protein 2 — MRPPRASPRRIRLSAAPKPPLRPRNPPRRHPNPPLQHPIRPTTALIRRGGTCHRAFPPLQKLGPASIRRRLLAPPGEPSPVVASPYSVGLDPRGRRPSCSVACPFLCSLAPAPLSIRPPCALQPPPPRRPRWSLHRPPSSSGRPGSTLWQHGCTPVCSTPPPLPLPFAPPPASPAIRPPRPLAACHPPAMPLFQGRPMAGGGEDPFRTYSQPDPRFASGYYPLFPSSWTQPGAAGGSQPQPHGFSGAMNAPSHAFSGYDQNALFFASSASATAAAGGMAGPAHGYSGYGLTSGFFELAPHAGYAPLQNPQGIRHPPRHHGKVAPMHPFRRFRGLQFRAHTEVMTRAVVGMPLLTWHRPPPHPWYAPPMGDDPASSAVPGHPRTRSQSRRQAVSPVADRSTNDDSMASDGGDDDLSLASSSGDNAGFIGNAAGVQEDEGDVDSSGSEADDSSSEGESSWGSEGNSSSEVYEELYKDWEELFGKENPVFKGMKIVMESTRMTTKLMKKAIVLALIDSSSEDESPNS; from the exons ATGAGGCCTCCTCGCGCATCGCCCCGCCGCATCCGCCTCTCCGCCGCCCCCAAACCGCCGCTCCGGCCCCGcaatccgccgcgccgccaccccaatCCGCCGCTCCAGCACCCAATCCGGCCCACGACGGCCCTCATCCGCCGCGGGGGTACATGCCACCGCGCATTCCCTCCCCTCCAGAAGCTCGGTCCGGCCTCGATCCGCCGCCGGCTCCTTGCTCCGCCCGGTGAGCCGTCCCCCGTGGTTGCTTCCCCATACTCCGTGGGCCTGGATCCGCGAGGCCGGCGACCCTCGTGCTCCGTTGCGTGCCCCTTCCTCTGTTCACTGGCACCGGCCCCCCTCTCCATCCGGCCCCCATGCGCCCTTCaaccccctccgccgcggcgcccccgTTGGTCGTTGCATCGGCCACCATCCTCGTCGGGTCGGCCCGGATCCACTCTTTGGCAGCACGGCTGTACTCCCGTATGCAGCACGCCGCCTCCGTTGCCGCTCccatttgcgccgccgccggcctcaccTGCCATCCGGCCCCCTAGGCCGCTTGCCGCCTGCCATCCCCCCGCAATGCCACTTTTTCAGGGCCGCCCCATGGCCGGAGGAGGGGAGGACCCCTTCCGTACCTACTCCCAGCCGGACCCCCGGTTTGCCTCCGGGTATTACCCCTTGTTCCCCTCTTCTTGGACCCAACCGGGGGCCGCCGGAGGCAGCCAACCGCAACCGCATGGGTTCTCCGGAGCCATGAATGCGCCGTCCCATGCCTTTTCTGGGTACGACCAGAACGCCCTGTTCTTCGCCTCGTCCGCTAGCGCAACGGCGGCCGCCGGAGGCATGGCTGGCCCGGCGCATGGGTACTCAGGGTACGGCCTCACCTCGGGGTTCTTCGAATTAGCCCCACACGCTGGGTACGCCCCATTGCAGAACCCGCAAGGCATTCGACATCCTCCCCGGCACCATGGCAAGGTGGCCCCTATGCATCCCTTCCGCCGATTCCGAGGCCTCCAGTTCCGAGCTCATACG GAGGTTATGACGAGGGCAGTAGTAGGTATGCCCCTGTTGACATGGCACCGCCCCCCCCCACACCCATGGTATGCGCCGCCTATGGGCGATGATCCCGCTTCGTCTGCAGTACCTGGACATCCAAGGACCCGAAGCCAGTCACGCAGGCAGGCCGTGTCCCCCGTTGCTGATCGGTCTACCAACGACGATTCAATGGCATCGGATGGTGGCGACGATGACTTGTCCTTG GCCTCCAGTAGTGGTGACAATGCAGGATTTATTGGAAACGCTGCAGGCGTGCAAGAAGACGAAGGCGACGTGGACAGCTCGGGATCCGAAGCGGACGACAGCAGTTCCGAAGGAGAATCAAGTTGGGGAAGTGAAGGTAACTCCAGTTCTGAGGTTTATGAAGAGTTGTACAAGgattgggaagaattgtttggaaaagaaaatcCTGTGTTCAAGGGCATGAAGATTGTCATGGAGAGTACGAGGATGACAACTAAACTTATGAAGAAGGCCATCGTTCTAG CTCTGATTGATTCAAGTTCTGAAGATGAGAGTCCCAACAGCTGA